In Flavobacterium sp. 83, the genomic window GAAAACGCTTTGGTTTATTAGGACGTAATATTAATTATTCATTTTCGAAAGGATATTTTACTGATAAATTTAACAACGAAAACTTCACAGGTTGTACTTATGAGAATTTTGACATTCCTGAAATATCCTCTTTTCCGGAGATAATTAAAAACACTTCGGATTTAAAAGGACTGAATGTAACAATTCCCTACAAGGAAACGGTTATTCCATTTCTTGATAAATTATCTAAAAACGCAGCACAAATTGGTGCGGTAAATACCATTAAAATAACCAAAAAAGGAAAATTGAAAGGCTACAATACGGACTATTATGGTTTCAAAAAATCATTACAACCCTTATTGCAGCCACACCACAAAAAAGCTTTGATTTTAGGAACAGGAGGCGCTTCTAAAGGAGTAGCTTTTGCTCTGGATGAATTGGGTATTCCATATACTTTTGTTTCCAGAGAAGCTAAAGAAAACGCTATCGATTATGATAGAATCAATGCAACGACATTCGATAATTACCAAATCATCATAAATTCCACTCCGGTAGGAACGAGCCCCAATGTTGATGCATTTCCATTGATTCCGTATGAGTTTTTCACGGATAAGCACATTGCTTATGATTTAATTTACAATCCTGCCGAAACGCAATTCCTTAAAAAAGCTGCAGCAAAAGGAGCCCAAATAAAAAACGGACTGGATATGCTTATTTTTCAAGCTGAGAAAGCTTGGGAAATTTGGAATAAATAGTGTAGAAGTTTATTTCTTGTTAAATCGAGTGCAATATCATTAAAATTAAGAACTTTTGAGCGTCACTTCGAGTAATATATTAAACATTAATGCGAGAGCTTTAATGTTTAATATTGTATCGAGAAGCCTTTATTGTTAAAAGATTCTCGATACTTCGTAGAAATTTTCTATCGCAAATTTCTACTCAACTCGAACTGACGAATCTTTAACTTAATGACATTGAAATTAAGCACAGTCGAGATTTTTGTTTTATAGGGATAATTGTTTTAGCTCTCGCTTAAACTAATTAATTAGTATTGATTTTTTTACAGATCGTCTTGTTTTAAAATTAGCATAATGCAGTTTTAAAACAAGACGATTTTTTTATATGAAAAAGGTTTTACTATTTAATTGAGGTTTCCCGTAAAGCCGTTAATTATTTAATGTGTTAATTTGACTGAAAATCAAAGTCTTGCAATCAATTTAACAACTTAAATTATGATCAAAAGAACTATTCTCATCGAAAACAAGTCTTCTATTACGACAAAAAATCAGCAGTTAGTATTAAAATCAGAAATAAGGGAAAGTACAATTCCAATAGAAGATGTAGGGTTTCTAGTGCTTGATCATGCTGAAATTTACCTTAGTATTCCTGCAATGAACTTAATTGTAGAAAACAATACCGCTATTATTATTTGTGGCAGCAACCATCTACCTAATGGAATGTTGCTCAACCTCAACAGCCATCATATTCAGCAGGAAATATTCAAAAACCAAATCGAAGCTTCCATTCCTCTAAAAAAGCAATTATGGCAACAGACTATCATTGAAAAAATTAAGAATCAAGGGGAATTGCTAGGAAAAATAACTAATAATAAAAATACTTTTGAATTTCTGGCAAGTAAAGTATTAAGCGGTGACACCACAAATATGGAAGGTGTTGCGGCGCAGCAATATTGGAAAAATTTCCCCTTGCCTAATCATGAAAAAGACGGAATAAAAAGAGAACGCTATGGCGATTATCCAAACAATTTTTTAAACTACGGTTATGCTATTTTGAGAGCCGCAACCGCCCGAGCCCTTTCCGGTAGCGGATTATTGAATACACTTGGTATTCATCACAAAAGTAAATACAATGCTTTTGCCCTTGCAGATGACATTATGGAACCTTTTCGCCCCATTGTTGACGAAAAAGTTTTTGAGATAATGCAGCGGTACCAAGAACAAGAACTCAACACGGCAATAAAAGCTGAAATGTTACAAATGCTAACCCGAACTGTTTATTTCAAGGAAGAGAAAAGCCCGTTAATGATAGGTTTACAAAAAACGGCTAGTTCCCTCCAACAATGTTTTACAGGAGACCGTAAAAAAATTAAATATCCTAAATTATGGAACTTAACGGATACCGTATAATGTGGCTTTTTGTGTTTTTTGACTTGCCAACCGAAACAAAAAAAGACAGAAGAAATGCGTCTCAGTTCCGTGGAAATTTACTAAAAGACGGTTTTAGCATGATGCAATATTCCGTTTATATAAGGCATTGCGCCAGTGGTGAAAGTGCCGATGTACATGAAAAACGTATTCACCGACTCGTTCCTCCTTTAGGAAAAGTGAGTGTTTTACGCATTACCGACAAACAATTTGGCATGATTATCAATTATTTAGGCAAGGCCAAACAAGAAAATATAGATGCGCCAACACAGTTGGAGCTATTTTAAACAATACTTTTATTTTTCAAAAAAATACATCTGTGTTCCACTTCTCAGGATTTGTTTCGATATAATTAGAAATTCTTTCATAAGACCCACCGTTTCTAATAATGTGATCATGGAACGAACGTTGCCAAGTAAAACCAGTGAAACCGGCTAAATGAATTTGCTTTGAAGAGGTAGTTTTATAGGCACCAATTAGTTCCGATAATGATTTTATTTTTATTTCACAATCAGAAATCAAATTGCTATCAATTTCCAAAACAGCATGGACATGATTCAGCATTACTATAAAAGAATGTAAAACAACATACGCATACTGATTAGCCAACCAATTCAATTGTTTTTCTGCAATAGAACCACACTCATTCAATTCCATATACGGATTCATTGACTCGTGTACGGAAAGTACGGACAGGTCGCGACCTGTCCCTACCGTATTCACATTCCCAAAACAACACTTCCTATCTTGAACACAAATCGTAACGAAATACAAATTATTTTGCGAATAATCATATCTCAACATTCTATTTCGCTTTCTATTTTTCATTAAATTATCATTTAAAAAACAGTATCAATTTCCGTGTACGGAAATTACATCTAATTAATTTATATCTTTTTTTTGAAAATCTGTGGATATTATATCACAATATGCATACTGTACGGACAGGTGTAGGGACAAGTCGCGACCTATACCTACCCAGAAATAAAAAAATGCCTCAATATTGGGTTATCAATCCAAAAAAGAGGCATTTTTTTATACGATATTCTTCCTTATTCTATTGATAATTAGAAGGTAACAAGCCAACTAATATCGTGTTTTCTAATCTTTAATCAAACCACAACAGCAGCAGGAAAATAGGATTCCTACCCAAAAATATCGTGTTTTCTAATCTTTAATCAAACCACAACCTGCAATCGAAGCATCTTTTACTTCAATGCAATATCGTGTTTTCTAATCTTTAATCAAACCACAACCATACGAAGTGTTCCCGCCTGTATTTTTTGAATATCGTGTTTTCTAATCTTTAATCAAACCACAACCCTAAGGGAAGTATTGTGCCAACTGATACGAATATCGTGTTTTCTAATCTTTAATCAAACCACAACAAGGAGCCGCCCAATTTGATTTAAAAATAAAAATATCGTGTTTTCTAATCTTTAATCAAACCACAACATCAGACCCGTTGATGATCCTTTCTGGGGTAATATCGTGTTTTCTAATCTTTAATCAAACCACAACAGAGCAGTTAACATCTCCTAAATTTGGAATAATATCGTGTTTTCTAATCTTTAATCAAACCACAACCTATATTTTACGGCACAGACCAAAAACCAAAATATCGTGTTTTCTAATCTTTAATCAAACCACAACATGAGTTTATTGATGTTCGTGTTCCCAATAATATCGTGTTTTCTAATCTTTAATCAAACCACAACGTGAGCCGTAATCTTTCCGCTGTAACCCAAAATATCGTGTTTTCTAATCTTTAATCAAACCACAACACATATAGTAGTGCATCTCTTTTGCAAGCTAATATCGTGTTTTCTAATCTTTAATCAAACCACAACAAATTCTGTAAAGCGTCCTTTATGCTCTCTAATATCGTGTTTTCTAATCTTTAATCAAACCACAACAAATAAAACTGGAGGCGGTTCTGGTCCCGCAATATCGTGTTTTCTAATCTTTAATCAAACCACAACTTTACAGCGGAATAAGTGCCGATAATGGTTAATATCGTGTTTTCTAATCTTTAATCAAACCACAACCTTTGGCGAAAGCCGAAATAGCCAAAGACAAATATCGTGTTTTCTAATCTTTAATCAAACCACAACCACAATAGACATCAACAGCAATCAGAAAGGAATATCGTGTTTTCTAATCTTTAATCAAACCACAACACCTTTGAAATGCTAAAGAACAAAGAAATAAATATCGTGTTTTCTAATCTTTAATCAAACCACAACCCGTTGCCTTAGTATTATCAGATAACGCTTAATATCGTGTTTTCTAATCTTTAATCAAACCACAACTTATAATGTTCATAATTCAAATATACTAAAAATATCGTGTTTTCTAATCTTTAATCAAACCACAACATTCTGTCTAATGTAAAACCATATAATGATAATATCGTGTTTTCTAATCTTTAATCAAACCACAACCATTTTTTGAAAAGTTTTTAACTGTATTTCAATATCGTGTTTTCTAATCTTTAATCAAACCACAACATATATACGTAAGTATAATTAGGATTCCCCAATATCGTGTTTTCTAATCTTTAATCAAACCACAACCCGGTGCCTAAAATCTATTATGGAAACGTAATATCGTGTTTTCTAATCTTTAATCAAACCACAACAAAGGAGATGAAGACAATGCGAAATGGGAAAATATCGTGTTTTCTAATCTTTAATCAAACCACAACTCTAACGATGGATTTAATCAACATTTTGATAATATCGTGTTTTCTAATCTTTAATCAAACCACAACGTGAAGCTCATGGAGGTGTTGAATTGATAAAATATCGTGTTTTCTAATCTTTAATCAAACCACAACCTGTTGCCTTAGTATTATCAGATAACGCTTAATATCGTGTTTTCTAATCTTTAATCAAACCACAACCCCCAAGAACTGGAATAAATGGTTTTTCTAAATATCGTGTTTTCTAATCTTTAATCAAACCACAACCACATTTTCCTGATATTATGAACGGAGAATAATATCGTGTTTTCTAATCTTTAATCAAACCACAACTATTAGAAACAGAATACTTTTTGGAGATGAAATATCGTGTTTTCTAATCTTTAATCAAACCACAACAGAATGCGCATTATGAGCAGTATGTGTTTGAATATCGTGTTTTCTAATCTTTAATCAAACCACAACCACAAAGGCACAGCTAAGAAAGGGCTACCGAATATCGTGTTTTCTAATCTTTAATCAAACCACAACTTTGCAAGCTATTCAAGTTTCAAATACAGAATATCGTGTTTTCTAATCTTTAATCAAACCACAACCGCACCAGGTCATTCTCTAACGAAGAAACCAATATCGTGTTTTCTAATCTTTAATCAAACCACAACAAGGTGTAATTGTTCAATTTGCAATAAGCGAATATCGTGTTTTCTAATCTTTAATCAAACCACAACTTAGACGCACAAGCGGATGCATTAACTCAGAATATCGTGTTTTCTAATCTTTAATCAAACCACAACAGTATTTAGGTTTTTTAAAAGATAATATTGAATATCGTGTTTTCTAATCTTTAATCAAACCACAACAATCAAGAAAATGATTGTTTTCAGCCAACTAATATCGTGTTTTCTAATCTTTAATCAAACCACAACGTAGAACCACTTGCGTGCAAGTACAATATAAATATCGTGTTTTCTAATCTTTAATCAAACCACAACCATTTGATTGTGTATTAAGAAGATTTACTTAATATCGTGTTTTCTAATCTTTAATCAAACCACAACAGCCACTACCTTGACAAATTTAGACAGCCAAATATCGTGTTTTCTAATCTTTAATCAAACCACAACAGCTGTCATAGTTGGGGGAAATGTGAAGTTAATATCGTGTTTTCTAATCTTTAATCAAACCACAACCAAAATCTTATTTATCAGGAGATCAAGTGAAATATCGTGTTTTCTAATCTTTAATCAAACCACAACCAAAGTTCGCAAATACAAATGAATTGTTGCAATATCGTGTTTTCTAATCTTTAATCAAACCACAACTGAAAGCTCCTGCATCCCTGCTGGGCGGATGCCATACCTTTCAGTTGTGGTTTGAGATGTTTAAGACAATGGAAAACTTATGTCAAAGAACTTCTTAAAAATTTTGCTTGCCAATGATAGCCATTATTTCTATTGTATCAGCATTGATTTTGTAAAAAATGGTATCAACTCCGCAAACACAATATCTGTAACCTTTACGATATCGAAAAGCTTCTGGAAACAGAAAAGGATTTGAAGCTATTTTATCGAAGCAATCGTGCATCATATCAAAGTATTTATCTGCTTGATTTAAACCAAAGTTAGCAATTCCGTACTCGTATATTCTTAACAAATCTTCTTTAGCTTTTTCGTTTAAATCATAGTTATACATTTAATTTTCTTTTGAATTCTGCTAACATTTCTTCTCTAGTTTGTTTTTTTGCAAAACCACTTTTTTCAGCAATATCCAACTTCATCCTTACGAATTCAACATAATCTTCTTGCCTCCGAGCTTGCGTGATTAAATAATTTACCGCTTCACTTTTGCTGGTAAATTCCTCATTGGCTACTTGCTGTTTTAACCACTCATCATTTTGATTGGCTAAAGTGATACTTTGTCGTGCCATAATAATAGTTTTTTGTTTGGTGTAAATTTACACCAAACTTTTGAAATGGAATTACATTTTGGAAATTTTATCAATAACCCCCCAGCTTACAACGCATTAACTTTAACCAACATTATTTTGTGTTTTTCAAATTAAACAAGTATTACCTACAAACTAAATCCTTTTCTGTACTGATCGTGAGCATCATCAGATCTTTTTCCCAACAAATCTGTCTCAACAATTCTAGGATTTTCTTATACAATATTGGTATATATTTCAATTGCCAATCCATCAAAAACTTGATCTGGATTACTCGTTAGCTTACTTACAAAAGCTTTAAAACTTACTCTTTGTTCTAACATATTGGCAATTGCAATATTTTCATAAGCTGCTAAATAGCCTAATTTATAACTACCAAAATAAACCTCAACTGCAAAACTATCATATTGATTATTTATTTCCCGATTAAGCACTAATTCTTGACCAACAGCAAGTTCACTTCTTATTTTTCCAAATTGATAATGCGTCAAACCCTTGATATAATTATCATATATTTTGACTGGCTTTTGAGACCAAGTAGTATTTGGAATTATCAAACCCGTTGTTCCTAAACCTAAAGTCCTAAAAAAATCTAACCTATTCATATTTTAATAACTTTTCCAGTTGAAGAAATATTAAAATCAAATCCTTCAACCAATACAGTTAATGATGATTTTGAGATTCTTAATTTTTCATTAGCAACTTCAAAATCTATTATTGAAGATTTTTCTAATTGTCCATCAGGTTTTGAAGTTGAATGCAATCTAAACTGAATTCTACCATCAGCTTCAATAGCGACCGTTTTATACAATCTTTTTGCTAAATCTAAATTATCTAATTCCCATATTTCATCTTTAAAATTTTTATAAAATAAGACTAAAGTCCCTGTTTTTAATAGAAATTTTAATTCTAAAATGTTTTTATTTTTATCCTCTATATTAAACTCTAATGGAAATTTATGCGTGTTAGCATTTGAATTATAATATTTTCCAGCTTCAAAATTATTCACAACTTTGTATTCTGTAATAATTTTACCTTTTTTATCTTTCCCATCATATATCGCAAAACAATAATTCCCATCATTTTTTGCAAAATAATGTTGTTTATGTTCGTGTCTTGATACATCTCTATGTTTTTTAATCAATAACGGATTGCTTACATCATTAGTAAAATAGCGTATTTTTTTTATTGGAACAGGAGAACCTTTTGAGTTTGGCAAAATATACAATTCATTTTTTATTCTATTTTCAAGAAGCTCTATTGCATCTTTAAATTGTTGCTCTTCCTCTTCATTTATATTTTTCATTACCTTTTTTAACTCCTCAATTTCTTTTTTGATTTGTTTTTCGTGTTCTCTACCTCTCTCAACAATCTCTCTTACTTTATCATCGACAATGTTTTTTAAATCGGTGTCTTTAAATAACCCAATAGCTTGACGTTTTACATATTTTACAACTTCTTCGGTTTTTCCTGTTTTTTTATCTAACTCTTCTCTTAAAATTGCACCATAAAAACTTTCTTTATGCAATGCTCCACGAACCGTATCTCCTTGCTTGTATTTGATTTCACCTTTCTCGTTTCGTTGAATTATACCTCTTTTTCTAATGGCTTTTTTACTTTGTGTTGACAAAACATCTGGTGTATGATGACTTATCAATATGCTATTATCAAACTCTTTTACATCATTATTAAACCCTTTCCAAGGAATTCTGTGTGCGAAAGATGGTTTTGGTTTTCCATAAAATTCATACTGCTCTAAATCGTGATAATAATTTGCCAAA contains:
- a CDS encoding shikimate dehydrogenase, encoding MVDIVRKRFGLLGRNINYSFSKGYFTDKFNNENFTGCTYENFDIPEISSFPEIIKNTSDLKGLNVTIPYKETVIPFLDKLSKNAAQIGAVNTIKITKKGKLKGYNTDYYGFKKSLQPLLQPHHKKALILGTGGASKGVAFALDELGIPYTFVSREAKENAIDYDRINATTFDNYQIIINSTPVGTSPNVDAFPLIPYEFFTDKHIAYDLIYNPAETQFLKKAAAKGAQIKNGLDMLIFQAEKAWEIWNK
- the cas1 gene encoding type II CRISPR-associated endonuclease Cas1, which translates into the protein MIKRTILIENKSSITTKNQQLVLKSEIRESTIPIEDVGFLVLDHAEIYLSIPAMNLIVENNTAIIICGSNHLPNGMLLNLNSHHIQQEIFKNQIEASIPLKKQLWQQTIIEKIKNQGELLGKITNNKNTFEFLASKVLSGDTTNMEGVAAQQYWKNFPLPNHEKDGIKRERYGDYPNNFLNYGYAILRAATARALSGSGLLNTLGIHHKSKYNAFALADDIMEPFRPIVDEKVFEIMQRYQEQELNTAIKAEMLQMLTRTVYFKEEKSPLMIGLQKTASSLQQCFTGDRKKIKYPKLWNLTDTV
- the cas2 gene encoding CRISPR-associated endonuclease Cas2, yielding MELNGYRIMWLFVFFDLPTETKKDRRNASQFRGNLLKDGFSMMQYSVYIRHCASGESADVHEKRIHRLVPPLGKVSVLRITDKQFGMIINYLGKAKQENIDAPTQLELF
- a CDS encoding transposase, encoding MKNRKRNRMLRYDYSQNNLYFVTICVQDRKCCFGNVNTVGTGRDLSVLSVHESMNPYMELNECGSIAEKQLNWLANQYAYVVLHSFIVMLNHVHAVLEIDSNLISDCEIKIKSLSELIGAYKTTSSKQIHLAGFTGFTWQRSFHDHIIRNGGSYERISNYIETNPEKWNTDVFF
- a CDS encoding type II toxin-antitoxin system RelE/ParE family toxin, giving the protein MYNYDLNEKAKEDLLRIYEYGIANFGLNQADKYFDMMHDCFDKIASNPFLFPEAFRYRKGYRYCVCGVDTIFYKINADTIEIMAIIGKQNF
- a CDS encoding CopG family transcriptional regulator, with translation MARQSITLANQNDEWLKQQVANEEFTSKSEAVNYLITQARRQEDYVEFVRMKLDIAEKSGFAKKQTREEMLAEFKRKLNV
- a CDS encoding HIRAN domain-containing protein codes for the protein MNRLDFFRTLGLGTTGLIIPNTTWSQKPVKIYDNYIKGLTHYQFGKIRSELAVGQELVLNREINNQYDSFAVEVYFGSYKLGYLAAYENIAIANMLEQRVSFKAFVSKLTSNPDQVFDGLAIEIYTNIV